The Biomphalaria glabrata chromosome 1, xgBioGlab47.1, whole genome shotgun sequence sequence acattaaattacTATCGATATACTGTGATGGTCtcagtttatttatttcttagtaATGCCTCTTATATTAATCATTGATTAAACAGATCACGCTGGAGATTATATTGATAATTTGATAATTTATTGAAGAAACATCTGTATTCTctcaaaacttctttaataaacttcttcaaattaacttctcaattcaataaaaacttgatttaattcttcataaaataaaaattaacgaTACAACAACTTCAACTATAGGCTATAATTTCAACTTATGTAACTTCAACTATTGTAACTTCGACTAATGGACCCTCAAGTGTTTAAACATAAGACCGTTACTATCGTTACAATGTGAGGACCTATTACTCTACAAAAATTGTTACCATgctgttgatgtgtgttttatataggttgcaccatttggtgtttgggagtaacatcccttgtaactgttgttgtcaaccaagtAGCAtaagattaaacagctgatttggTGTCTATAGCTTATACCTagagttttgttattattattcgtTCTTGTTAATCAACAATGCGAGGACCCCAACTAACTAACTTTCCCttaatttatacaaattaaagtttataaagccaaaaccaatttagtttaatggggagCATATCATCATTGGCATCGTCAaccaggagagaaagagttaataaagtgcagtgaatagtcatctgccaaaataaaaaatgtggctcaacaaagatggcttagacggattttaggagtcagttatagagatcgggtctcaatcaaggaaatcctatgcagaactaggagtcgaccccttagtaaggttgtgacagagcgtcacatgaggtttgcgggacatgttctccggcaaaatgaattacgcataataagagttgtgataacatggaggccattatgaggaaagcgcaaacagggacatcctagtacaacttggcgccacactttcatgtagatcctcagagcaggtgggaagaggcttcagacattgtcagtgacagatttttgtggaagcagcttgctgcccaatgcccTGAACGACGCGGAAGGATCtatgtcagtaagaatagcacataaggtctttgaaataaaactttttaatagcaggataatgcactgtagatacctcagaatatgcattttgttggctttcaatactgGATATAGTGCTTGGTGGCGGAGCTCCACCCCGCGCTGGGGAAATCACAGAGCTCCCCCAGTCCCCCTTGCTGACAATGGGAGGGAGTCTactaattccccccccccccaaaaaaaatcctggctacgcccatgctgcaATGAGACTATATTTTATAGAATATATCTATAGAGTTACAGCTCTATTATAGTTggcctatatataaatagaGTCTATAGATTTAAGGATTATAGCAAAAACTTTAATGATTACTAAGATTGGGAgctaaattaatttatattattaaaaattatttgtattatatacttggatttaaattattattttctactCTTGGTAAAGATGAAGTCTCTATTATAGTGTTGTGTTATTAGTCTACATCAATTAATTTCTCTGTAGTAGTCAAGAAAATCAAGTTTAGATGATGACTTATGGTTATGAGCATTTGAATCATAGCACAACAGCATTGGAAGATAGAAGTTCAACCGAAAATTGAATTGGATGCTTAACTGAAAGTATTGAGTAATTATGTCAGAGAAGGATGGCTAAAATTGAAAAATGAAGTGCAAGAAACAGTAAAATTTTATTGCCATTCTAAGAAAGTATTCATGAAGAGAAAGGAATATTGTATATGAGAACAGAACTAATTAGGCCTACTCCTTATCTAGTTTGAAGAGTGAAATTCTAAACAAGTTGCATCCAGTTCATTTTAGTCTTGAAAAAAATAAGAAGCAAGAAGAATATTATTTTAGTCAGGATtatctaacatttttttaaacaattaggAAATGCTCTAGTTGTGCAACTTTCAAaagaataatattaaagaaaaattggTACCTCAtcctgtaccagacagaccatggaaaaaggttACTTTTGATTTATTTGAATGGCACAAACATGACTACTTGCTAGTAGTTGACTATTTCTTGAAATACCCTGAAATTAAGCAACTTGGGAACAAAACAGTGGAACATGTTATCAAGGAACTGAAAGTCAATGTCCATAGACATGGCATACTGGAAGACACAGTGGGTGACAATATACCATTCAACAGATACAAATATAGACAATTTGCTACATAGTGAAGCTTTACAATAATCTTATCAAAACCCCAGATACCCTCTTCAAATAATCAAAGTGAGGTGTATATGTTGGTATTGTCAAGCATATATTGacaagcatacaaaagtgggaaataTCCTTATCTCTCTATGCTTGATTACAGAagtactccgataagtggaatGTCATagtcaccatcacaactgcttaTAAATATGAGATATTGTTCCAACTGATCCTAATCTGTTGAAACCATCTGTCTAACAATGCACAGATATTACTAAATGGACAACATAATAAGTAAAGTGAAATACGATACAAGATTTCCTTAATGTTACACTGAGAAAATAGGGGAAACATGTACAAAGTAGTTGTACCATATTGTCACCTAGATCAAACACCATTTAATGGTAAAACCTACAAATGAAAACAACGATTTTTAAATAAGTGTTTTGATGAAGACTATTGGGTACTGTAACACATACGAGGACACTGAACAGACAACTCCTAGAACTAACAAAACAAGCATTTGTTGACCTATGTCTAAAGAACTTGCTGTGTCAAGACAACAGAAGTTGTCAAGGTTCCAAGCAGATATCAGtcataagaattttaaaaagaaggatgtgacattatattatatattacttGTATTACATTATTTACTGTAATTATTTTGTGAAAACTACTAGTGAGAAAGTGACGTAATAAATGGAGAGCTTTAATGTCTATTATACTCTTGCTTAAGATGAAGTCTCTATTATTTCATTGTTGAATTTATtagtttatattaatttatttctctGTAATAACAGACCAATAACCATCTAAtttctagattctatcttgGTCTATGTTTGTTTAATTGACTGAAACAAACGTGTTGAAGTAAAATGCCTCTGAGAGGAATTCCAAATCAACTTTCTCCAGATCTTCTAAAAGTTTTAGCAGAAATGGGTCATGGAGATGAAATAAGTAAGTTAACATCAATAAGAATAAGTTTACTTTTAACATCTATTTAAAGGAAACTGAACAAACTCAAGAGACTGCTAAAGACAGACactatagtagatctatttgaCATGATCATGCCTTAATTTAAGACTAAAACACTAAATAGACTCATAAGACTGAACTTATTCTAAGTTTTacagattcattttttttttatttatttatttgtatttagtattcttttttaaatacattgattGATTTACAACTGTGGAATGGAATCAACATGTGGGTCatattaacaatttttttattttatcaatagttATTATCAAATAGTAGAGCTTTTAATACTAGAATAACAGACTAATtatcaataaaacattttttttaagtacaatgCTTGTTAGATTTCAGTAAAACCCTCTCAATAGCGCAGATATGACATATATTGTGTGACATGTTTGGTAGAGATTGAGAGTTCAAGTGCTCCTGGATTGGCCATTGGTCAGTAGTTAAGCCTTTTCAATTGTGCCCTGGTGTGTATCATTGATTTTAAGTACATtgccaaaaagaaagaaaagttaaATAACAGATGTAATAGTTCTTGTGCTGTGCCTCTGATTGTCAGAACAATCACAAAGAGCTTCTTAAGCTGCCTGCATGGTCAGTgttatgcactctggactgtcgttcagtggtctcgggttcaaatcctacTCACTGCCATCCCCGCCATTCTGCAGGAGGTtttggctaggatgtaataatcttcaaatataaaggaaaattctaaaatatgtaaaaacaagcagcatcttttttttagttttcagtcTTCTGCATCTCTACCCACTTACTAATATGTTTCTAAGGTACATATAACACTGATTCTTTCTTTAGAGTATTGCTGAAATGTGGAATTTATACTGATTGCATTAAGTCTAAATCTTGCCactatattgtttatttatcttataaaaactCTCACATTTTACTAGTAAATTACTAATATGATtttagtgtgtttgtgtctatTTTACTTGAGGCATGAACTTTTTTAATTGAGCTTTGTGATTAAATTTCTGATCTGCCACTTTATATCAGAATATTTGTTTGAATcgccatattttttttcttagcatgcgaaacaaagaatatttgtttttatgttttagttCTTGCTGACATTCATTTCCCAACGGCATCAATTTGCACCTGTGGACCAAAACAAATCAGAGCTGATGGTAACTATAGCACACTCTGATAAAATATATCTATGTTTCATAGTTTCACCTTTAAAGAATAAATGtgtatttgttgtttttcatttttgttcatTGCACTTGTTCAGCTAATAAAGAAAAGTTTGAAAACTAGATAGTTGTGGGCTTAGATCTTAGATTATTACAACTATAAAtgtataaccttttttttttcccattcctTTTAACAGGACTCAGTGCAACTATTTTGTTGGAGGCAATTATGACATTGTTTCCCCTAGATCAGTATGTTGAGTATCCTGTAAGGATTTTCAAAATCAACTTACATTAATACTACATAATTTATTGGAGAATcttgttaaattttttgtttttctttattttgtattagtCTTTATTATCCTTGAGGAAATTTTAATTACAATAGAGAATTGcacataacaaacaaaaaatagcaaATGAATTTGTTCATGGAAGCAGAGGAAATGTACATTCATACCACAGTTTTTCTCAAACATTATATGTGAAGTTTACATAAGaaagtttttattaaaaaactagcaTTATCCCCCAACAGCTACGACTATCGATTTGTTTTCTAATTTAttactatttcttttatttcaaaattctaAGTTGTCCCAAAACcaatcatttaaagttttgaGGACCTTCTGATAGGGCAGTAGAGTTTTAGCTTAcatttttgacagtagttaacAGGTCATCATGGGGGTCCATTGGCTGTATTTATCCTGTTTCtagtcattatttattaatgtaagaccaattttttttctctccattcaattacatctatgtaaataaatttttatgtattattttcttttctaatttaatttaattatggtgctatatttataatttaaggTTGCAAGAATGGACTTGGTTGATTCTGATAAAGCTAAAGGCTTGAAAACTCCTATTTGGGATAGTTATCAGGAAATATTGAACAAAGCAGAAGGGAAAAAGGTATTGGTATttaatatacatacatttaacacgcatcagtggattaaagattttctgatagggagagaacaaactgtaataataaatggctctaaatcaacaccaataacagtaaactcaggtgtacctcaaggaacagtcttaggtccactactatttttaatttacataaatgatttaccaaatgcattagttcaggaacaaaagtcatattattcgcagatgattgcataatatatagaacaataaaaacaacacaagatacagaaaatTTTACAAAgggaattagatgaattacagaaatgggaatcaaattggagtatgtctttccacccagaaacaTGTCAGTTATTTagagtaacaaaataaaaataaaacaaatttattccacttatcttattcatggtaaaccagtaacacagactaaaaatgcaaattacctaagtgttataataaatgaaaaactgtcatggaatccttatattgataaaactatcaaaaaatcaaacaaagcattagggtttattaaaagaaatttctataaatcaaataagaacataaaactaaaatgttatttaaccttgtttaggccaataatagaataagcatcctctgtttgggacccctcaactcaaaaaaacattaagaaactggaacagacagaaAATAGAGCAGTCTTGAAGCAACTAtgaatcatctcatagaaataagATGAATGCTTGGGCACTATATAGCTATGGTTGGAACATTGTC is a genomic window containing:
- the LOC106061172 gene encoding fucose mutarotase-like; this encodes MPLRGIPNQLSPDLLKVLAEMGHGDEIILADIHFPTASICTCGPKQIRADGLSATILLEAIMTLFPLDQYVEYPVARMDLVDSDKAKGLKTPIWDSYQEILNKAEGKKIQIEFVERFDFYERAKKAFAIVHTGENQQYANIILKKGCLV